The Musa acuminata AAA Group cultivar baxijiao chromosome BXJ1-3, Cavendish_Baxijiao_AAA, whole genome shotgun sequence genome window below encodes:
- the LOC135633029 gene encoding uncharacterized protein LOC135633029, translating into MDGRGDPPMSSRHSNLKKSFKLGIRSLLTAFSKEDVEKAFPTITNSERESLYLMFVQVLKSLHENIEEEFESICQETEVGKTLDIIEQLVEEHNLDVLAADKTDIGGITEKILKAKKDEIQDLTSLLQKVDDYNNVMKARIESLKTSQDLSTADIVEQLRSWNGNFEKYHGSLNG; encoded by the exons ATGGACGGTCGTGGCGATCCGCCGATGAGTTCTCGGCATTCAAATCTTAAGAAGTCCTTTAAGCTCGGCATTCGTTCTCTTCTCACGGCCTTCTCCAAAGAG GATGTGGAGAAAGCATTTCCAACAATTACCAATTCTGAGAGAGAAAGCCTTTATCTCATGTTTGTACAg GTGCTTAAGTCATTACATGAGAATATAGAG GAGGAGTTCGAATCTATATGTCAAGAGACAGAG GTAGGTAAGACTCTTGATATAATAGAGCAACTTGTGGAAGAGCATAACCTTGATGTCCTTGCTGCAGATAA GACAGACATAGGAGGCATCACAGAGAAGATATTAAAAGCAAAGAAGGATGAAATCCAAGACTTGACGAGTCTGTTGCAGAAG GTTGATGATTACAACAATGTTATGAAAGCTCGCATTGAGTCGCTTAAGACCAGTCAGGATCTCTCCACTGCAGACATTGTGGAGCAG TTGAGAAGCTGGAATGGCAACTTTGAAAAGTACCATGGCAGCTTGAACGGGTGA